In one window of Chryseobacterium sp. JV274 DNA:
- a CDS encoding LptF/LptG family permease, whose amino-acid sequence MVKILDRYIIKTFFGPFFFIFSVLFFIFIVNIIWVQLGQFMGKGLSYWQILKLLFYLGVNVISMVLPLTILLASIMSFGEFGERYELAAMKAAGIPLTRVMTPLLGISTALAIMLFFFSNNIIPDFQKKAKNMLFNIAQTKPAINFTPGQFIDQIPGYMVKFDKIYGENGENIEGVFVHKKANAYENQQSVVAEKGKFVPAANKNFLKLVLYNGYVFEDAFAGKGDNVRQKQPDQAIKFDTLVSHFDISEIINKAIEKEQITDDYRFQTYNQLDGTINKNKKDNKQFFDNIGSEVLNQTNSVVTYMDKGNKHKVAPKTQIKLDTVKGDKKLEIIYNSYNRLDNLKSTLESKKNEYSSNVKYFSKVVIYQQRIVAYSVTCIIFFLIGASLGSIIRKGGMGLPVIIAIVIFIIFYVMNVGVENMSWSGKMNPYLAAWLPNLILLPFGVWMTYKALTDSQLFDAEKYKALFKPITKRFTKSKEHQRYQ is encoded by the coding sequence ATGGTAAAAATACTAGACCGATATATCATAAAAACCTTCTTTGGACCGTTTTTCTTTATATTCAGCGTATTGTTTTTCATTTTTATTGTAAACATTATCTGGGTTCAGCTAGGGCAATTTATGGGAAAAGGATTAAGCTACTGGCAAATCCTTAAACTTCTTTTTTATCTTGGAGTAAACGTTATAAGCATGGTTCTCCCACTGACAATCCTCCTCGCGAGTATTATGTCATTCGGGGAATTTGGAGAACGCTATGAACTTGCTGCAATGAAAGCGGCAGGAATTCCTTTGACCAGGGTAATGACTCCTCTGCTTGGAATTTCAACAGCCCTTGCGATTATGTTGTTTTTCTTCTCCAATAATATTATCCCTGATTTTCAGAAAAAAGCCAAGAACATGCTTTTCAATATTGCCCAGACAAAACCGGCAATCAACTTTACTCCAGGACAGTTTATTGATCAGATTCCCGGGTATATGGTAAAGTTTGATAAAATATATGGGGAAAACGGAGAAAATATTGAAGGGGTTTTTGTACATAAAAAAGCCAATGCTTATGAAAATCAACAATCTGTTGTAGCAGAAAAAGGAAAGTTTGTTCCGGCAGCTAATAAAAATTTCCTGAAACTTGTACTCTATAATGGATATGTCTTTGAAGATGCCTTTGCCGGAAAAGGCGATAATGTAAGACAGAAACAGCCCGATCAGGCTATTAAATTTGATACATTGGTTTCCCACTTTGACATCAGTGAAATCATTAATAAAGCAATCGAAAAAGAGCAGATCACGGATGACTACCGTTTTCAGACCTATAATCAACTTGACGGAACGATTAACAAAAACAAAAAAGACAATAAGCAGTTCTTTGACAATATCGGTTCCGAGGTTCTTAACCAGACCAATTCCGTTGTAACTTATATGGATAAGGGCAACAAGCATAAAGTAGCTCCAAAAACACAGATCAAACTGGATACGGTAAAAGGAGACAAAAAGCTGGAAATCATTTACAACTCTTACAACAGGCTGGATAATCTGAAGTCTACACTGGAGTCTAAAAAGAATGAATACAGTTCCAATGTAAAATATTTCAGCAAGGTTGTCATTTATCAGCAAAGGATTGTAGCGTATTCGGTGACCTGTATTATCTTCTTCCTGATTGGAGCAAGTTTAGGTTCTATCATCAGAAAAGGAGGAATGGGACTTCCTGTAATCATCGCCATTGTGATTTTCATTATCTTTTATGTAATGAATGTTGGGGTAGAAAACATGTCCTGGAGCGGGAAAATGAATCCTTATCTTGCAGCGTGGCTTCCTAACCTGATCCTTCTTCCTTTTGGAGTTTGGATGACGTATAAAGCCCTTACAGATTCGCAATTATTTGATGCTGAAAAATACAAAGCATTATTCAAGCCTATCACCAAAAGGTTTACAAAAAGTAAAGAACATCAGAGATATCAATAA
- a CDS encoding LolA family protein translates to MKNIISKVILGSFVVSAVGMANAQKIDAKAKKILDDITANYNSKKNSYFKFSFGSGLNGQVTKTEPGIYYVAGEKYKLKIMDTEQIFDGSKIYNINADDMEVTVAKPNGSGTMFSPINYLTTYRNDYNVTYNGKKMVNGVNADFIKLTPVKANGIQFVYIFVDSAKKQMVKLEQHGNNKDVAVIAIKEYKENQQLDPNMFVFDKNKFKNYVITEL, encoded by the coding sequence ATGAAAAATATTATTTCAAAAGTTATATTAGGAAGTTTTGTTGTAAGTGCAGTAGGTATGGCCAATGCTCAGAAGATTGATGCTAAGGCTAAGAAGATATTGGATGATATTACAGCCAACTACAATTCTAAAAAGAATTCTTACTTCAAATTTTCTTTTGGAAGCGGCCTTAACGGGCAGGTTACGAAAACAGAACCGGGTATTTATTACGTTGCGGGAGAAAAATACAAACTGAAGATTATGGATACAGAACAGATCTTCGACGGAAGCAAGATTTACAATATCAATGCAGATGATATGGAAGTAACAGTCGCTAAGCCCAACGGAAGCGGTACCATGTTCTCCCCTATCAACTACCTTACGACTTACAGAAACGATTATAATGTAACTTATAATGGTAAAAAGATGGTCAATGGTGTGAATGCTGATTTTATTAAACTTACTCCGGTAAAAGCAAATGGAATACAGTTCGTATATATTTTTGTAGATTCTGCGAAAAAGCAAATGGTAAAACTGGAACAACACGGAAACAACAAAGATGTGGCAGTAATTGCGATAAAAGAATACAAAGAAAATCAGCAGCTGGATCCTAATATGTTTGTTTTTGACAAAAATAAGTTTAAAAATTACGTAATTACAGAACTTTAA
- a CDS encoding FtsK/SpoIIIE family DNA translocase, which yields MDKKTQKKQTESPEAGKILSKPRIFSGLTFILLSVVLAFSFISYLMNWKADQSQAGTMLDKSIKSSNIFGKAGDWLGNIFIFESIGIASFIIAFLFLVVGTLILKKKIFKPWKTFGHSLFFICWLPIFMGALTKGQGVLGGVYGYQVMDYLNSIIGTVGLWTVLVSSILLYFILEFNLRPSSIKAKLDKINENTIGKVKSMIPDSDDDFEADEELKEEAEETAASRVTVSDVTNSTSNNSINTVREPEPVSIPKGFPEVPVSTDIETITTPNHTSFEAEPVSLNLSAKPIVPVSTPEEAFDIRPSAPSSAVNTAPAQENIKFNIEVAPVIDILDDSEKQSQELVEKHGLYDHKLDLAKFQMPPVELLKDYGSEEISINKEELEENKNKIVGLLKNFNVGIAEIKATIGPTVTLYEIVPEAGIRVAAIKKLQDDIALNLSALGIRIIAPMPGKGTIGIEVPRKNPTMVSMRSVIASQKFQNTDMDLPVVFGKTISNEIFMADLSKMPHLLMAGATGQGKSVGINAILTSLLYKKHPSELKFVMVDPKKVELSLYSKIERHYLAKLPDAEEAIITDTNKVINTLNSLCIEMDTRYDLLKNAFCKNLKEYNKKFAERKLNPENGHRFLPYIVLVVDEFADLIMTAGKEVELPIARLAQLARAVGIHLIVATQRPSVNVITGMIKANFPARAAFRVISSVDSRTILDSPGADQLIGKGDMLYFNGNEILRLQCAFVDTPEVERLAEFIGEQKGYASAFLLPEYVSEDSTSTVGAFDPNEKDALFEDAARIIVSTQQGSTSMLQRQLKLGYNRAGRIMDQLEASGIVGGFNGAKAREVLISDLHSLEQFLEDLRS from the coding sequence ATGGATAAAAAGACACAAAAAAAACAGACTGAATCGCCTGAAGCAGGCAAAATTTTATCTAAGCCGCGTATTTTTTCCGGGCTTACTTTTATACTTTTATCGGTTGTTCTTGCATTCTCATTCATTTCTTATTTAATGAACTGGAAAGCAGACCAAAGCCAGGCAGGAACAATGCTGGACAAGAGTATAAAATCTTCCAATATCTTTGGCAAGGCTGGTGATTGGCTGGGGAATATTTTCATTTTCGAAAGTATTGGTATTGCTTCATTCATCATTGCATTTTTATTTCTTGTAGTTGGCACACTGATTCTTAAGAAGAAAATCTTCAAACCATGGAAAACCTTCGGGCACTCTTTATTCTTTATCTGCTGGCTTCCTATTTTTATGGGAGCACTTACGAAAGGGCAAGGTGTTTTAGGAGGAGTGTATGGATATCAGGTTATGGATTACCTTAATTCTATTATTGGAACGGTAGGCCTATGGACTGTATTAGTGTCAAGCATTCTTTTATATTTTATTCTTGAATTTAATCTTCGTCCAAGTTCTATCAAAGCAAAGCTGGATAAGATCAATGAAAATACTATTGGAAAAGTAAAATCTATGATTCCTGATTCTGATGATGATTTCGAGGCAGATGAGGAGTTGAAAGAAGAAGCTGAAGAAACAGCTGCATCCCGGGTTACGGTAAGTGATGTTACCAATAGCACTTCCAATAATTCAATCAATACTGTGAGAGAACCAGAACCTGTAAGCATTCCAAAAGGATTTCCAGAAGTTCCGGTTTCAACCGATATAGAAACTATTACGACTCCTAACCACACTTCTTTTGAAGCGGAGCCGGTAAGTTTAAATCTTTCTGCAAAACCCATTGTTCCGGTTTCTACTCCGGAAGAAGCATTTGATATCAGACCATCTGCTCCATCTTCCGCTGTAAACACTGCACCGGCACAGGAAAATATTAAATTCAATATAGAAGTAGCTCCTGTAATTGACATTCTGGACGATTCTGAGAAGCAATCACAGGAACTTGTAGAAAAACACGGTTTGTATGATCATAAGCTGGATCTGGCTAAATTCCAAATGCCGCCTGTAGAATTGCTGAAGGACTATGGCAGTGAAGAAATTTCCATCAATAAAGAAGAATTAGAAGAAAATAAAAATAAGATCGTTGGACTTCTGAAAAACTTCAACGTCGGAATTGCAGAGATCAAGGCAACAATTGGTCCTACTGTTACATTATATGAAATTGTACCGGAAGCAGGAATCCGAGTAGCTGCTATTAAAAAACTGCAGGATGATATCGCATTGAACCTTTCCGCTTTAGGAATAAGGATTATTGCTCCAATGCCTGGAAAAGGAACAATTGGTATTGAAGTACCAAGAAAAAATCCTACAATGGTTTCTATGCGCTCTGTAATTGCTTCTCAGAAATTCCAGAATACAGATATGGATCTTCCCGTGGTTTTCGGAAAAACGATCTCTAATGAAATTTTCATGGCCGATCTTTCAAAGATGCCTCACTTATTGATGGCCGGAGCAACAGGTCAGGGTAAATCTGTAGGGATTAATGCCATTCTTACTTCCCTTCTTTACAAAAAACATCCAAGCGAGCTGAAGTTTGTGATGGTAGACCCTAAAAAAGTTGAACTTTCATTATATTCAAAAATTGAAAGACATTATTTAGCGAAACTGCCGGATGCAGAAGAAGCAATCATTACAGATACCAATAAAGTAATCAATACCCTGAACTCTCTGTGTATTGAGATGGATACCCGATATGACCTTCTTAAAAATGCTTTCTGTAAAAACTTAAAAGAATACAATAAGAAATTTGCAGAAAGAAAGTTAAACCCTGAAAACGGTCACCGCTTCTTACCTTACATCGTATTGGTAGTAGACGAGTTTGCAGATTTGATCATGACAGCTGGAAAAGAGGTTGAATTACCAATTGCCAGATTGGCACAGCTTGCCAGAGCTGTAGGTATCCACCTTATTGTAGCAACACAGAGACCGTCTGTAAACGTAATTACAGGGATGATCAAGGCCAACTTCCCTGCGAGAGCAGCCTTCAGAGTAATCTCCAGTGTAGACTCCAGAACCATTCTTGATTCTCCGGGAGCAGACCAGCTGATTGGTAAAGGAGATATGCTTTATTTCAACGGAAATGAGATCCTGAGACTTCAGTGTGCTTTCGTAGATACACCAGAAGTGGAAAGACTTGCTGAATTTATCGGAGAACAGAAAGGATATGCTTCTGCATTCTTACTTCCTGAATATGTTTCTGAAGACTCTACAAGTACAGTAGGTGCTTTTGACCCGAACGAAAAAGATGCTCTTTTTGAAGATGCAGCCAGAATTATTGTTTCCACTCAGCAGGGATCTACCTCAATGCTTCAGAGACAATTGAAACTGGGCTATAACAGAGCAGGAAGAATTATGGATCAGCTTGAAGCCAGCGGTATTGTTGGAGGCTTTAACGGAGCTAAAGCAAGAGAGGTTCTGATCAGCGATCTTCATTCTTTGGAACAGTTTTTGGAAGATCTGCGTAGTTAA
- a CDS encoding cysteine hydrolase family protein — protein MENTFKTILTLGLIFISLITMNAQKQKMENTALLIIDVQNDYFPGGKMTLEKAEQAGENTKRILEYFRKNNLTIVHIKHISTNEGATFFLPDTDGAKINQLVLPKEDEKIITKHFPNSFRETDLMDYLQLKKIKNLVITGMMTDVCVEATTRAAFDYGFHNTIIGDATATRNRELNGEVVKAAEVQRSFLAGISALGNLYAQIASANAFLNGK, from the coding sequence ATGGAAAACACATTCAAAACTATTCTGACTTTAGGTCTGATATTTATTTCACTGATTACAATGAACGCACAAAAACAAAAAATGGAAAACACCGCATTATTAATTATCGACGTACAAAATGATTATTTCCCCGGAGGAAAAATGACATTGGAAAAGGCTGAGCAGGCTGGAGAAAATACCAAGAGGATTTTAGAATATTTCAGAAAAAATAATCTGACTATCGTTCATATCAAGCATATCTCAACGAATGAAGGAGCCACTTTTTTTCTTCCGGATACGGATGGAGCCAAGATTAATCAGTTGGTTTTACCTAAAGAGGATGAAAAAATAATCACCAAGCATTTTCCCAACAGCTTTAGAGAAACGGATCTCATGGACTATCTTCAGTTAAAGAAAATCAAAAATCTGGTAATTACAGGAATGATGACGGATGTATGTGTAGAAGCAACTACCAGAGCCGCTTTCGACTACGGTTTTCATAATACAATTATCGGAGATGCTACAGCCACCAGAAACAGGGAGCTTAATGGGGAAGTGGTGAAAGCTGCGGAGGTTCAAAGGTCTTTTTTGGCGGGAATATCTGCTCTTGGAAATCTTTATGCCCAAATAGCGAGTGCCAATGCTTTTTTAAACGGAAAATAA
- a CDS encoding Crp/Fnr family transcriptional regulator produces the protein MSDLLLKNISQYILLSQEDFKQFVKPFEYKKFKKKEVVLKKGDYCLFEGFVLNGCFKIYYLNENGFEQTLYFAIEGWWITDIDSLINNVPSILNIEALEDSDVLMISKKDKELLYETMPQIEKLFRIMNQKSSVALQRRILSLTGKTADKRYLEFLGKYPGLEQKLTQQQVASYLGITHEFLSKIRKKISL, from the coding sequence ATGTCCGATTTACTTCTTAAAAATATTAGTCAATATATACTCCTTTCGCAGGAGGATTTTAAACAGTTTGTAAAGCCATTTGAATACAAAAAGTTTAAAAAGAAAGAGGTTGTTCTCAAAAAAGGAGATTATTGTCTTTTTGAAGGATTTGTTCTGAATGGCTGTTTCAAAATCTATTATCTGAATGAAAACGGATTTGAACAGACTTTATATTTTGCGATAGAAGGATGGTGGATCACAGATATCGACAGTCTGATCAATAATGTTCCGAGTATTCTGAATATTGAAGCCCTTGAAGACAGCGATGTATTGATGATTTCCAAAAAAGACAAAGAGCTTTTGTATGAGACCATGCCTCAGATAGAAAAACTTTTCAGGATCATGAACCAAAAGTCTTCAGTAGCATTGCAGAGAAGAATACTTTCATTAACGGGTAAAACGGCAGATAAACGCTATCTTGAATTTCTTGGAAAATATCCGGGACTGGAACAGAAACTTACCCAGCAGCAGGTTGCTTCATATTTGGGGATTACCCATGAATTTTTAAGTAAAATCAGAAAGAAAATATCATTGTAG
- the ccsA gene encoding cytochrome c biogenesis protein CcsA: MKKLQDILISTRTMAVLLLVYAFAMAYATFLENDYGTPTAKALIYEAKWFELIMVLLILNFIGNIGRYRLWRREKWPVLVFHLAFIFIFIGGAITRYISFEGTMHIREGETSNEIVTDKNFFKIQIEEKGDVLNYQDVPYLMSPLNKDFKATYDFHGKEVKVFAKEYIQRKKDSLVAEPNGAEYLHLVSTGNTGRQNIYIKPGETKSINGTLVTFNRAIEGAVEFKNEGGKLFIKTPVDASYMTMATQATGSTVKNEFQPLALRSLYTINELKLVVPEGLKKGRLMAIEGDRKKDANVPDMLQVELQGPKTKQLVDLSVEKGNPNAYKQVTMDGLNIMVGFGPKVYNTPFALKLDDFVMETYPGSSSPSAYESHVKIIDEGKETPYKIYMNHVLNHKGYRFFQSSFDPDRMGTVLSVNHDYWGTLISYIGYGLLFFGMFVIFFWKGTHFWKLNKMLIDANKKKTKAAAILLVFLSLGLNAQKIETHGTTDGSREHIHVEGDNHTHAPAPSVQPLDGAAPKQNSLATPMGKMRSISPDEIIARNKISEEHAEKFGYLLVQSFEGRIVPINTEALDVLRKLYKKDKFKGTDGKYLTANQWFLSINTDTPSWTMVPMIKVGTKGGDELKNKTKADEEGYTSLMNLFPADANGNLTYILEHDYNTAFRKKPAEQTNYDKEVIAVNERVQIFNEFFSGQFMRIVPVKNDANHTWHSWLDQKFEPDMESQQVMGPYFAEALTAQKTGDWSKADTELAKLSEYQQKWGKAVVPAKSKVDLEVFMNKADINFKLLIFYTLIGGLLLILGFVELFKSNKVLNKIIKVIIAVGLVGYLCHFLGLVARWYISGHAPWSNGYEAIIFISWVGITAGLFLYRNSNALIPAAGFMVAVIMMGFAHGGSALDPQITPLVPVLKSYWLIVHVAIITSSYGFFALSMIIAVISLVFYIISNKETYKIHHDTTLKELVIVSEMSLTIGLFALTVGNFLGGIWANESWGRYWSWDPKETWAFISIMVYAFVLHMRLVPGLRSRWAFHIATMFAFCSMVMTYFGVNYYLSGLHSYAAGDPVPVPAWVYIGIGTMILLSAVSYFKFKALTKK; this comes from the coding sequence ATGAAGAAGCTCCAAGATATTCTTATCTCAACCAGGACAATGGCTGTATTGTTGCTGGTGTACGCATTTGCGATGGCATATGCAACGTTCTTAGAAAACGACTACGGAACTCCTACAGCAAAAGCATTAATTTATGAGGCCAAGTGGTTCGAACTGATCATGGTCCTGCTCATTCTTAATTTCATAGGAAATATCGGAAGATATAGATTATGGAGAAGGGAGAAATGGCCGGTTCTTGTTTTTCACCTTGCCTTTATTTTTATTTTTATCGGTGGTGCCATCACAAGATACATCAGTTTTGAAGGAACTATGCACATCAGAGAAGGTGAAACATCCAACGAAATTGTAACGGATAAAAATTTCTTTAAAATTCAGATTGAAGAAAAAGGTGATGTTCTTAATTATCAGGACGTTCCTTATCTGATGTCACCTTTGAACAAAGATTTCAAAGCAACTTATGACTTCCACGGAAAAGAAGTGAAAGTGTTTGCCAAGGAATACATTCAGAGAAAAAAAGACAGCCTTGTAGCTGAGCCAAACGGTGCAGAATATCTTCATTTGGTATCTACCGGAAATACTGGAAGACAGAATATTTACATCAAACCGGGCGAAACAAAATCGATCAACGGAACTTTGGTGACGTTCAACAGAGCTATTGAAGGAGCGGTTGAATTCAAAAATGAAGGAGGAAAGTTATTCATTAAAACTCCTGTAGATGCAAGCTATATGACCATGGCTACTCAGGCAACGGGAAGTACAGTGAAAAATGAATTCCAGCCTTTGGCATTAAGAAGTTTATATACCATCAACGAACTGAAACTTGTAGTACCTGAAGGTCTTAAAAAAGGAAGACTGATGGCAATTGAAGGAGACAGAAAGAAAGATGCTAATGTTCCGGATATGCTTCAGGTTGAGCTTCAGGGTCCAAAAACAAAGCAATTGGTAGACCTTTCTGTGGAAAAAGGGAATCCTAATGCATACAAACAGGTTACTATGGACGGATTAAACATCATGGTTGGATTCGGGCCTAAAGTATATAATACTCCTTTTGCCTTGAAATTAGATGACTTCGTGATGGAAACCTATCCTGGAAGTTCATCTCCAAGTGCTTATGAAAGCCATGTGAAAATCATTGACGAAGGCAAAGAAACTCCTTATAAAATCTATATGAACCATGTTCTTAACCATAAAGGTTACCGTTTTTTCCAGTCAAGTTTTGATCCGGACAGAATGGGAACAGTTCTTTCTGTAAACCACGACTATTGGGGAACTTTGATTTCTTATATCGGATATGGACTTTTATTCTTTGGAATGTTTGTGATCTTCTTCTGGAAAGGAACTCACTTCTGGAAATTAAATAAAATGCTGATTGATGCAAACAAAAAGAAAACAAAAGCAGCAGCAATACTTTTAGTGTTCCTGAGCTTAGGTTTAAACGCACAGAAAATTGAAACTCACGGAACTACGGACGGAAGCAGAGAACACATTCATGTGGAAGGTGACAATCATACCCACGCTCCGGCTCCATCTGTCCAGCCGCTTGATGGCGCTGCTCCAAAGCAGAACTCTCTGGCTACACCAATGGGGAAAATGAGATCTATTTCGCCGGATGAGATCATTGCAAGAAACAAAATCAGTGAAGAGCATGCCGAAAAATTCGGATACCTTTTGGTGCAAAGTTTTGAAGGAAGAATTGTTCCTATCAATACTGAAGCATTGGATGTTTTAAGAAAACTATACAAGAAAGATAAATTCAAAGGAACAGACGGAAAGTATCTGACTGCCAACCAATGGTTCCTTTCAATCAATACAGATACTCCAAGCTGGACTATGGTTCCTATGATCAAGGTAGGAACGAAAGGAGGTGATGAACTGAAAAATAAAACAAAGGCAGATGAAGAAGGGTATACTTCATTGATGAACCTTTTCCCGGCAGATGCCAATGGTAATCTAACCTATATTTTAGAGCATGATTACAATACTGCATTCCGTAAAAAACCAGCTGAACAAACGAACTATGATAAAGAAGTAATTGCTGTAAACGAAAGAGTACAGATCTTCAATGAGTTCTTCAGCGGTCAGTTTATGAGAATTGTTCCTGTGAAAAATGATGCCAACCACACATGGCATTCATGGTTAGATCAAAAATTCGAACCGGATATGGAGTCTCAGCAGGTGATGGGTCCTTATTTTGCTGAAGCGCTTACCGCACAGAAAACCGGAGACTGGAGCAAAGCAGATACAGAGCTGGCAAAGCTTTCAGAATACCAGCAGAAATGGGGTAAGGCAGTAGTTCCTGCAAAATCTAAAGTTGATCTTGAGGTTTTCATGAATAAAGCAGATATTAACTTTAAATTATTGATTTTCTATACTCTTATCGGAGGACTTCTTTTAATCTTAGGATTTGTTGAGCTGTTTAAATCCAATAAAGTTTTAAATAAAATCATTAAAGTAATCATCGCGGTTGGTTTAGTAGGATATCTTTGCCATTTCTTAGGGCTTGTTGCAAGATGGTATATCTCAGGACATGCCCCATGGAGTAACGGATATGAAGCCATTATCTTCATCTCTTGGGTAGGTATTACAGCAGGTTTATTTTTATATAGAAATTCCAATGCATTAATTCCTGCAGCCGGATTCATGGTGGCAGTTATTATGATGGGATTTGCACACGGAGGTTCTGCTCTTGATCCTCAGATCACACCGCTGGTTCCGGTACTGAAGTCTTATTGGTTAATTGTTCACGTAGCCATTATTACATCCAGTTACGGGTTCTTTGCCTTGTCGATGATTATTGCTGTAATCTCATTGGTATTCTATATTATATCTAATAAAGAAACTTATAAAATTCACCACGATACTACATTAAAGGAATTGGTAATCGTTTCTGAAATGTCATTAACTATCGGATTGTTTGCTCTGACGGTAGGAAACTTCTTAGGAGGAATCTGGGCAAACGAATCATGGGGAAGATACTGGAGCTGGGACCCGAAAGAAACTTGGGCCTTCATTTCCATCATGGTATATGCCTTTGTATTACACATGAGATTGGTACCAGGATTGAGAAGCAGATGGGCATTCCACATCGCAACAATGTTTGCATTCTGCTCAATGGTAATGACTTATTTTGGGGTAAACTATTACTTAAGCGGACTTCACTCCTATGCAGCAGGAGATCCTGTGCCAGTACCGGCTTGGGTATACATCGGAATAGGAACAATGATTCTTTTATCAGCTGTTTCTTATTTCAAGTTTAAAGCCTTAACGAAGAAATAA
- a CDS encoding SPFH domain-containing protein, producing the protein MEKTLKPMSGYITLVICLALFVAAVYFFVSGVDQSIAYVVIAMLCFLLSCFFLKGLMIIQPNHSRVLNFFGKYVGSVKENGLFFINPLYSSQKISLRSENLQGQTLKVNDKMGNPIEIAVVIVWKVGDTYKAAFDVERYSDFVKMQSEAAVRHLAMSFPYDNLEDDHAPITLREGGDKINSILEQELTDRLSKAGIVIQEARISHLAYASEIAGAMLQRQQATAIVAARTKIVEGAVGMVDLALKKLSEDNIVELDDERKAAMVSNLMVVLCGEKAATPILNAGTLYN; encoded by the coding sequence ATGGAAAAAACATTAAAACCCATGTCAGGTTATATTACATTGGTCATCTGCCTTGCCTTGTTTGTGGCAGCAGTTTATTTTTTTGTTAGTGGTGTGGATCAAAGTATAGCCTATGTGGTTATTGCCATGCTTTGCTTTCTTCTTTCGTGCTTTTTCTTAAAAGGCTTAATGATCATTCAGCCCAACCATTCAAGAGTGCTGAACTTTTTTGGAAAATATGTAGGAAGTGTAAAAGAGAACGGATTATTCTTCATCAATCCTTTGTATTCATCGCAGAAGATATCTTTACGTTCTGAGAATTTACAGGGACAGACTTTGAAGGTAAACGATAAAATGGGAAATCCTATTGAAATTGCGGTGGTCATCGTATGGAAAGTAGGAGATACTTATAAAGCCGCTTTTGATGTAGAACGCTATTCTGATTTTGTAAAAATGCAGAGTGAAGCAGCGGTACGTCATTTGGCCATGAGCTTTCCTTATGATAATTTAGAAGATGATCATGCTCCTATTACTCTGAGAGAAGGTGGGGATAAAATCAATTCTATCTTGGAGCAGGAACTTACAGACCGTCTTTCAAAAGCAGGAATTGTGATTCAGGAGGCAAGGATTTCGCATTTGGCTTATGCTTCGGAAATTGCAGGCGCTATGCTTCAGAGACAGCAGGCAACAGCTATTGTAGCGGCAAGAACCAAGATTGTGGAAGGAGCTGTAGGAATGGTGGACCTTGCGTTGAAAAAGCTTTCAGAAGACAATATCGTTGAGCTTGATGATGAAAGAAAAGCGGCAATGGTGAGCAATTTAATGGTAGTTCTTTGCGGAGAAAAAGCAGCCACACCGATATTAAATGCGGGAACACTTTACAATTAA